A single region of the Zygotorulaspora mrakii chromosome 4, complete sequence genome encodes:
- the LRS4 gene encoding Lrs4p (similar to Saccharomyces cerevisiae LRS4 (YDR439W); ancestral locus Anc_5.553) has product MTTLVQLLANYYKSVVESERIYYENVIRKSVTSDTSDKELREPSPRMLQEMLLLQRQIGQLTVEIQVLRKENDTLKELQKTQRALMESKLNNCKKTIEKLKKNGKDELSEQRNSNLQERDRANFHLLSPLNVRTLDGVSTQNHYANSNGRPTSLRHVITNKQQTLFDGDDSRENLSADRLEDVAFVNSLKNRGELAKIVLPSDGLSVNDDSVAKSTSTSLQSLSGRQLGNKKKRLARKRIKTGDSESDDEDVIKHPLV; this is encoded by the coding sequence ATGACTACTTTAGTTCAATTGCTAGCTAACTACTACAAATCAGTTGTCGAAAGTGAACGTATTTATTATGAAAATGTTATAAGGAAGTCTGTCACCTCCGATACTTCTGACAAGGAATTGCGAGAACCCTCTCCCCGAATGCTGCAAGAAATGCTGCTTTTACAACGCCAAATAGGTCAATTGACTGTGGAAATTCAGGTATTacgaaaagaaaacgatACTTTGAAGGAACTACAAAAGACACAGAGGGCATTGATGGAGTCGAAGCTCAataattgcaaaaaaacgattgaaaaactgaaaaaaaatggtaaagATGAGCTGAGTGAGCAAAGAAACTCCAATTTACAAGAAAGAGACCGAGCGAATTTCCATCTTTTATCCCCTCTAAATGTCAGGACGTTGGATGGCGTCTCAACACAAAATCATTATGCCAATTCCAACGGTAGACCTACAAGTCTGCGACATGTCATTACAAATAAGCAACAGACGCTATTTGATGGCGATGATAGTCGGGAAAATTTAAGTGCAGACAGACTCGAGGATGTGGCATTTGTCAATTCTCTTAAAAACCGGGGAGAGTTGGCAAAAATAGTGCTACCAAGTGACGGCCTATCTGTGAACGATGATTCAGTGGCGAAATCAACTTCAACGTCTCTACAGAGTTTAAGTGGCAGACAACTGGGcaacaagaagaagaggttAGCGAGAAAACGTATTAAAACTGGTGATAGTGAatctgatgatgaagacgTGATCAAACACCCACTGGTGTAA
- the TAF11 gene encoding TATA-binding protein-associated factor TAF11 (similar to Saccharomyces cerevisiae TAF11 (YML015C); ancestral locus Anc_5.546) — translation MADPEGPLDIIPRTNYSPLLTMANYNSIKQMIDQVLNEDQEYVSWKLKSLRTGGTMNSHMEDLSGNAQSNDPSNSEHLVYQAQNKRRHPNRISKSRPDRINEVPKTSRFPRDFYLESIEKIPLPRELDQDEKFKLLVTNLDDEQTNRFEVFHRTSLNKTQVKKLAGLVINQSVTENIRVFLQAIGKMYACEMIELALDVRQKWFVSLMMVEFDRRKVVGKKLKKYLKKLTLSVEPENKVDEDCEDSVNESECDSYFDDDEAEMKRIRKGNVLLGGKVNTPEGRLGLIEHYNELVKEFNRIDVSVEKYANSPVLPEHIREAWRLYQLQSDKLPSSKWRSQGEGNGQMFR, via the coding sequence ATGGCTGACCCAGAAGGACCTTTGGATATCATTCCAAGGACAAATTACTCGCCTTTACTTACAATGGCCAACTACAACTCTATCAAACAAATGATAGATCAGGTCCTGAATGAAGATCAGGAATATGTTTCCTGGAAACTAAAAAGCTTGCGAACTGGTGGAACGATGAACTCTCACATGGAAGATCTTAGTGGAAACGCTCAAAGCAACGATCCAAGTAACTCTGAGCACCTTGTGTATCAAGCCCAAAACAAACGCCGGCATCCAAATAGAATATCTAAATCGAGACCTGATAGAATTAATGAAGTGCCCAAGACTTCGCGATTTCCGAGAGACTTTTATTTAGAGagcattgaaaagatccCACTTCCAAGAGAATTGGATCAAGACGAGAAATTCAAGCTTTTGGTTACCAATCTAGATGACGAACAAACCAACAGatttgaagttttccaTCGAACTTCACTAAATAAAACGCAGGTTAAAAAGTTAGCAGGGCTTGTCATAAACCAAAGCGTGACAGAAAATATCAGAGTCTTTTTGCAAGCTATTGGTAAAATGTATGCATGTGAAATGATAGAGTTGGCATTAGATGTTAGACAAAAATGGTTCGTCAGTCTAATGATGGTTGAGTTTGATCGCCGTAAGGTGGTCGGCAAAAAGCTAAAAAAGTATTTAAAGAAGCTGACACTTTCAGTAGAACCTGAAAATAAGGTAGATGAAGATTGTGAAGACAGCGTAAATGAGAGTGAGTGTGATTCctattttgatgatgatgaggctgaaatgaaaaggattCGTAAGGGAAACGTTCTGCTGGGCGGTAAGGTAAATACACCAGAAGGACGATTGGGCCTCATTGAGCACTATAATGAATTGGTAAAAGAATTTAATCGGATAGATGTCAGTGTGGAAAAGTACGCCAACAGTCCTGTACTGCCTGAACATATCAGAGAAGCTTGGAGATTATATCAATTACAAAGTGATAAACTGCCATCGTCAAAGTGGAGATCTCAGGGTGAAGGAAACGGTCAAATGTTCAGATGA
- the PSP2 gene encoding Psp2p (similar to Saccharomyces cerevisiae PSP2 (YML017W); ancestral locus Anc_5.550) has protein sequence MVHSRDIILTSDYNPMVMELCIMRTGSNNAGAIKKMSLEEFLGDDTLGDSVWNEDEINLDAISNTTNIDFLKTKSGPDNTESGPNGHSGNRMHNESAFDFHHRGGFGRENDGGSGDSFAMQGPPYIVKFSLLPPRFSDADIHDLFHEKFTKFVKFKLFWELNKNPSIDVVKSGSIFDQNFRKTTKVGFVELYTGRDMDKILKYWSTPLLKIHNIKVEPAEFNDFKEYRTKVELLTDPNDDAGKPYIMARKKSNPFGAAKPVDTQSKILAIEDTVGKLHIEDTRTLRRLSGGETTNGPTSLKSGKVQILKKPKEVSKEAQPSPPPLRYVDVMEKQSGEEQKKKTSPTATTALPSTGDIDVKCSEQTSASLQHNTLILDDNIELQNGGNETGQTSNFSDSEGGYSSGPSHRTYGDQRPQRGGRGGGYSRGNSNKRGGGGTGGGNRGGNGPHQSRYNNKYDSANENENYQPRTYNNHRANQSHDQNQNFNKHSQGQNQSQQNQGFNQEEKRYSMFKPASGFLWENGKNNDGQNHSRGGFNNNNNHRGSRRGGFNNRGRHNNGFTPA, from the coding sequence ATGGTGCATTCAAGAGATATAATACTAACCAGCGACTACAATCCCATGGTAATGGAATTGTGTATTATGCGAACAGGTTCAAACAATGCTGGTGCAATTAAAAAGATGTCGCTTGAAGAGTTTTTGGGCGATGACACTCTAGGGGACTCTGTGTGGAACGAGGACGAAATTAATCTTGATGCAATAAGTAATACAACGAATATTGACTTTCTTAAGACGAAATCAGGACCGGATAATACGGAGTCTGGCCCTAACGGACATAGTGGGAACCGTATGCACAATGAGAGCGCATTTGATTTCCATCACCGAGGAGGGTTCGGACGTGAAAATGATGGCGGAAGTGGCGACTCTTTTGCAATGCAAGGTCCACCATACATTGTAAAGTTTTCCCTGCTACCACCGCGGTTTTCAGATGCAGACATTCACGATTTATTCCACGAGAAATTCACAAAATTTGtgaaattcaaattgttcTGGGAGTTGAACAAGAATCCGTCCATTGATGTTGTGAAATCAGGTTCAATTTTTGaccaaaatttcagaaaaaCCACCAAAGTTGGCTTTGTTGAATTATATACTGGCCGCGATATGGATAAGATTTTAAAGTACTGGTCAACGCCTTTATTGAAGATACATAATATAAAGGTGGAACCAGCGGAATTCAACGATTTTAAAGAGTACAGAACAAAAGTGGAACTTTTGACTGATCCCAACGACGATGCTGGCAAACCGTATATTATGGCTAGGAAAAAATCTAATCCATTTGGAGCTGCAAAACCTGTAGATACACaatcgaaaattttggcaATTGAAGATACCGTGGGTAAATTGCATATCGAAGACACCAGGACGTTAAGAAGGCTCTCTGGAGGCGAAACCACAAATGGCCCAACTTCCCTCAAATCAGGTAAGGTACAGATACTGAAGAAACCCAAGGAAGTGAGCAAAGAAGCTCAACCTTCTCCTCCGCCGTTACGTTACGTTGATGTTATGGAAAAACAATCTGGCGaagagcagaaaaaaaaaacaagccCAACGGCAACGACGGCATTGCCATCTACGGGAGACATTGATGTTAAATGTTCTGAACAAACGTCGGCCAGTTTGCAGCATAATACATTAATTTTAGACGATAATATCGAACTACAGAATGGTGGGAATGAAACGGGACAaacatcaaatttttcagattcagaAGGTGGTTATTCTTCTGGTCCATCTCATCGTACATATGGGGATCAGCGTCCACAAAGAGGTGGCCGCGGTGGTGGATATTCAAGAGGAAATAGTAATAAAAGAGGCGGAGGCGGCACTGGAGGAGGTAATCGCGGTGGAAATGGCCCTCATCAATCCAGATACAACAATAAATATGACTCTGCAAATGAAAACGAGAATTACCAACCACGTACATATAACAATCATAGGGCAAACCAGTCTCACGATCagaatcaaaatttcaataaacaTAGCCAAGGCCAGAATCAAAGTCAACAAAATCAAGGTTTCAACCAGGAGGAAAAACGTTACTCGATGTTCAAACCCGCAAGTGGGTTCCTATGGGAAAATGGCAAGAATAATGATGGGCAAAATCATTCAAGAGGTGGatttaataataataacaatcATCGAGGAAGCCGTCGCGGCGGTTTCAATAATCGTGGTCGCCACAATAATGGATTCACTCCAGCTTAA
- the GPI19 gene encoding phosphatidylinositol N-acetylglucosaminyltransferase GPI19 (similar to Saccharomyces cerevisiae GPI19 (YDR437W); ancestral locus Anc_5.549), whose translation MTEDYSEEYEWFAYYITVTSILVFIIVWSLLPNESAIGQLHNGLFKAILEILPQRNWVIYSQAFILMGMLYTYFGILMYNEDVLTPSLDDLRTITDSKGKVAIADSEKKLIDEYVFKETSAIIDIPIMDVCRILYGDK comes from the coding sequence ATGACAGAGGACTATAGTGAGGAATACGAGTGGTTTGCCTACTACATAACCGTAACATCAATTTTGGTCTTCATTATAGTATGGTCACTTCTTCCCAATGAAAGTGCTATAGGTCAACTACACAACGGGTTATTTAAGGCGATCTTAGAAATTTTGCCACAGCGAAACTGGGTAATCTACTCGCAGGCGTTTATATTAATGGGGATGCTATATACCTATTTTGGTATTCTAATGTACAATGAGGATGTGTTAACGCCTTCACTCGATGATCTACGTACCATCACGGATTCAAAGGGTAAGGTTGCTATTGCTGATAGCGAAAAGAAGCTCATCGATGAATATGTATTCAAAGAGACTAGTGCGATTATCGATATACCCATAATGGATGTGTGTAGAATATTATATGGCGATAAGTAA
- the PPM1 gene encoding leucine carboxy methyltransferase (similar to Saccharomyces cerevisiae PPM1 (YDR435C); ancestral locus Anc_5.547), whose amino-acid sequence MEKVVQQTDYDALSCRLAAISKGYLPSVAFQVQRCNYHGYKEMHMEYLHSLKSVSRRIHSKIFRAMQNSFPVMNYGTYLRTVSIDIQINDFLKSHSKFQNVQIINLGCGSDLRMIPIIKNFTNVTYIDIDYKDSIEMKRKILDQNRALKKALESDDDGETNRYKLISCDLNDEAQTVRTLSESTSSDSPTIVISECVLCYMDDHASKQLISVVLDIYKTGIWISYDPIGGSKFSDRFGIIMQSNLRESRHLEMPTLMIYNSKETYSSRFANCNVEIKDMWDIFENDIPKEEISRLKSLQFLDEVEELKIMQTHYVLLKASW is encoded by the coding sequence ATGGAGAAAGTTGTACAGCAGACGGATTATGATGCGTTGTCTTGTAGGTTGGCAGCAATCTCAAAGGGTTACCTACCATCTGTAGCATTCCAAGTGCAGAGGTGCAATTATCATGGCTATAAAGAAATGCATATGGAATACTTACATAGCTTAAAAAGTGTCAGCAGAAGGATTCACTCGAAGATATTTAGAGCGATGCAAAATTCATTTCCTGTAATGAACTATGGAACATATTTACGTACTGTGTCAATTGATATACAGATAAacgattttttgaagtcgCACAGCAAATTCCAGAACGTGCAGATTATTAATTTGGGATGTGGATCAGATTTAAGAATGATACCGATCATAAAGAATTTTACAAATGTGACTTATATCGACATAGATTATAAGGATTCCATAGAAATGAAACGGAAGATATTAGATCAAAACAGAGCTCTAAAAAAGGCTCTTGAGTCAGATGACGACGGTGAGACGAACAGATATAAACTGATATCTTGCGATTTGAACGATGAGGCTCAAACAGTTCGTACATTGAGTGAATCGACCAGTTCTGATTCACCAACAATCGTTATTAGCGAATGTGTTCTCTGTTATATGGATGATCACGCATCAAAACAACTGATAAGCGTAGTATTAGATATTTACAAGACGGGAATTTGGATCAGTTACGACCCCATCGGAGGCTCCAAGTTTAGTGACCGATTTGGGATTATAATGCAGTCTAATCTGAGAGAATCTAGGCATCTAGAGATGCCTACCCTTATGATTTATAATTCTAAAGAGACTTATAGCAGTAGATTTGCCAATTGCAAtgttgaaatcaaagatatgTGGGACATTTTTGAGAATGACATACCTAAAGAAGAGATTTCGAGGCTAAAAAGTCTCCAATTTTTGGATGAAGTAGAAGaattaaaaataatgcAAACGCATTACGTACTATTAAAAGCATCATGGTAA
- the OST6 gene encoding dolichyl-diphosphooligosaccharide--protein glycotransferase (similar to Saccharomyces cerevisiae OST6 (YML019W); ancestral locus Anc_5.552): MKFLRILYLLVLLFAGQSKAVLEAADALQLKDFSGVITVTEDNYEELSRGVPNYFMALFITTSRPVKEGVRCVICDDFEPILRKVAVTISKQAPHAQILFLKADVAFNKLLVKDLKISSIPHMLIFPPPVDDKFQWKSSSFYQYELKEERIRDALHFGDFLAKILKVFIKVDQKFEYQEFFSYFIACIVIFSIFKRVVLPKIPNKPKFFSMLVSLLILLLSITGLKFTQINSVPFIARDPKGNIMYFSGGTGWQFGIEILSVSAMYIVMGVLFCMMLYIHSFSMNDRLRWVLSAVCSCLLFYLCSYYVSCFDIKSPGYPYKF; the protein is encoded by the coding sequence atgaaatttcttcGGATACTGTATTTATTGGTCCTTCTTTTTGCAGGGCAAAGCAAAGCCGTTTTGGAAGCTGCTGATGCGCTGCAATTGAAGGACTTCAGTGGAGTAATTACTGTTACCGAAGACAACTATGAGGAATTGAGTCGAGGGGTCCCCAACTATTTCATGGCACTTTTTATAACTACATCAAGACCTGTTAAAGAAGGCGTGCGGTGCGTCATTTGTGATGATTTTGAGCCGATACTACGCAAGGTTGCAGTAACAATATCGAAACAAGCTCCTCATGCTCAaatattgtttttgaaGGCAGATGTTGCTTTCAATAAGTTACTAGTAAAAGATCTGAAAATATCTTCCATTCCGCATATGTTAATTTTCCCACCACCAGTAGATGATAAATTTCAATGGAAGAGCTCATCATTCTATCAATATGAACTAAAGGAAGAACGGATTCGTGATGCCTTACATTTTGGGGACTTTCTGGCTAAAATACTAAAGGTTTTTATTAAAGTTGATCAGAAGTTTGAATATCAAGAATTCTTCAGTTACTTCATTGCTTGCATTGTGATATTCTcgatcttcaaaagagtgGTGCTACCAAAGATTCCAAATAAACCtaaattcttttcaatgctaGTCTCTTTACTAATTTTGCTGCTAAGTATAACTGGTCTAAAATTCACACAAATAAACTCTGTTCCATTCATTGCTCGTGATCCTAAGGGTAATATAATGTATTTCAGTGGAGGCACAGGATGGCAATTTGGTATCGAAATTTTGAGTGTATCTGCCATGTACATCGTCATGGGAGTACTATTTTGCATGATGCTTTATATCCATAGCTTCAGTATGAATGATCGCTTAAGATGGGTATTATCTGCAGTTTGCTCGTGCTTATTATTCTACCTCTGTTCATATTATGTTTCCTGTTTTGACATCAAGAGCCCAGGCTATCCTTATAAATTCTAA
- the PPZ1 gene encoding salt homeostasis regulator (similar to Saccharomyces cerevisiae PPZ2 (YDR436W) and PPZ1 (YML016C); ancestral locus Anc_5.548) — translation MGNTGSKSAKSTKSTKSSKVKNGSKSSDGDSSASPAFTRTDTSQSVRSTRSMRSLRSRRSETNSLNSRINSKEEAGSSTVDNASEANTETPRRDGLHHRHSESDFLHQPNTLADNNHLRPSTPTSSRAQSKRSSFANTDLPPSMIQMAPKSPILKNKVYNNTNAANYNENALTDEDDDDDYDDSSSKKKNKNGGSNRSRDSISKHSTSKSQLDSVRHNISSRPSSVRSGSSSKIRRRSDNFDGHEMSPNQHIMTRTNSHASSIQTRKSSGSAGTTAYSTPLNSPGIIRRTDQQDDFIDGQDDYFGSANINVGNHTDGQEVDEVNSENDVMGEKHHHLKLPDVKNLSRRESLNEYPSNIPDIVVDDSSPSANDQRQSGPKKKRIIKPINIDETIQKLLDAGYAGKRTKNVCLKNSEISQICQLAREMFLSQPSLLELSPPVKIVGDVHGQYGDLLRLFTKCGFPPSANFLFLGDYVDRGKQSLETILLLLCYKIKYPENFFLLRGNHECANVTRVYGFYDECKRRCNIKTWKLFVDTFNTLPLAAIVAGKIFCVHGGLSPVLNSMDEIRHVSRPTDVPDFGLINDLLWSDPTDSPNEWEDNERGVSYCYNKVAINKFLNKFGFDLVCRAHMVVEDGYEFFNDRSLVTVFSAPNYCGEFDNWGAVMSVSEGLLCSFELLDPLDGAALKQVMKKGRQERKVANQQQMQDTQ, via the coding sequence ATGGGAAACACAGGATCTAAGTCTGCCAAGTCAACAAAGTCAACAAAGTCCTCCaaggtgaaaaatgggAGCAAATCATCCGATGGTGATTCTTCTGCATCGCCTGCATTCACCAGAACTGATACTTCTCAGTCGGTGAGGTCCACAAGATCGATGAGATCGCTGAGATCAAGGCGATCAGAAACAAATAGTTTGAACTCTAGAATCAATTCTAAGGAGGAGGCTGGATCCAGTACAGTGGATAATGCATCCGAAGCGAATACGGAGACTCCAAGAAGAGATGGCCTGCATCATCGTCACTCGGAAAGCGATTTTCTGCATCAACCTAACACATTAGCGGATAATAATCACCTGCGTCCGTCAACCCCAACTTCTAGCAGGGCGCAATCCAAGAGATCAAGTTTTGCAAATACCGATTTACCACCGTCGATGATTCAGATGGCACCCAAATCGcccattttgaaaaataaagtgTATAACAATACAAATGCAGCAAATTATAATGAAAACGCGTTGacagatgaagatgacgatgatgattacGATGATAGCAGTagtaaaaagaaaaacaaaaatggtGGTAGTAATAGATCGAGGGATAGTATTTCGAAACACAGCACATCGAAGAGTCAATTGGACAGCGTCAGACacaatatttcttcaagacCATCGAGTGTCAGAAGCGGATCTTCGTCTAAAATACGTAGGAGATCAGATAACTTTGACGGTCACGAAATGTCTCCAAATCAGCATATTATGACGCGAACTAATTCACATGCGTCATCGATACAAACGAGAAAGTCTTCAGGTTCCGCGGGAACCACTGCATATAGCACACCATTAAACTCGCCTGGAATTATTAGAAGAACGGATCAACAAGATGATTTTATTGATGGGCAAGATGACTACTTTGGAAGTGCAAACATTAATGTAGGCAATCATACAGATGGGCAAGAGGTTGATGAAGTTAATTCGGAAAATGATGTTATGGGCGAAAAGCATCATCATTTAAAGCTTCCAgatgtcaaaaatttatcgCGACGTGAGTCATTGAATGAGTATCCATCAAATATACCCGATATAGTGGTTGATGATAGCTCCCCTAGCGCTAATGATCAGCGGCAATCGGGAcccaagaaaaagagaatcaTCAAGCCTATCaatattgatgaaacaATACAAAAATTGCTAGATGCAGGGTACGCCGGTAAAAGAACCAAGAATGTctgcttgaaaaattcagaaataTCACAAATTTGTCAATTAGCTAGGGAGATGTTCCTTTCGCAGCCGTCTTTATTAGAACTATCTCCGCCCGTAAAGATTGTTGGAGACGTTCATGGACAATATGGTGATTTATTAAGACTGTTCACTAAATGTGGGTTTCCCCCCTCTGCTAATTTCCTATTTTTAGGCGACTATGTCGATCGTGGAAAGCAATCTTTGGAAACGATCTTGTTGTTGCTTTGctataaaataaaatatccggagaattttttccttttaaGAGGAAATCACGAATGTGCAAATGTGACTAGAGTTTATGGTTTTTATGACGAATGTAAACGGCGATGCAATATTAAAACATGGAAATTGTTTGTCGATACCTTCAATACCTTACCATTGGCTGCAATAGTTGCTGGTAAAATTTTCTGTGTCCATGGAGGTTTATCACCAGTTTTGAATTCGATGGACGAAATTAGACATGTTAGTCGCCCAACAGATGTACCCGACTTTGGCTTAATCAATGATTTATTATGGTCAGATCCGACGGACTCGCCGAATGAATGGGAAGATAATGAAAGAGGTGTCAGCTATTGTTATAACAAGGTGGCAATCAAcaagtttttgaataaatttGGTTTTGATTTGGTTTGTAGGGCACATATGGTCGTCGAAGACGGATACGAATTTTTCAACGATAGAAGCTTAGTGACAGTTTTTTCAGCTCCAAATTATTGTGgtgaatttgataattggGGAGCCGTTATGAGTGTCAGCGAAGGTTTGCTTTGTTCATTCGAATTACTCGATCCTCTGGATGGTGCAGCTTTGAAACAAGTCATGAAAAAGGGAAGACAAGAAAGGAAAGTAGCTAACCAGCAACAAATGCAAGACACTCAATGA
- a CDS encoding DMT family transporter (similar to Saccharomyces cerevisiae THI74 (YDR438W) and YML018C; ancestral locus Anc_5.551), with translation MMIRKLGKRWTLGLVMLALVIVLWVLSSFLLNLIFQDNSYKKPFFITYINTASFVFYLIPTGRKMVKNYIQTGHFHAHDELVLEEEGAAQDVVESEQDPDTSITVHSPLIPKDSNVDHDGSRLSLPETMKLSAEFCVLWFTANFVTNASLAYTSVASQTILSSTSSFFTLFVGALCHTETLNRVNIVGSIVSFLGILLVTRSDALQSHIHIKPFPGSSTFDDNDDTSADAMKTLLGNVLALLGAFFYGIYSTLLKHRIKDESRVNMKIFFGFVGLFTLIFVWPTLLLLHYTGWESFEWPSTPRIITVVTVNCLITFISDFCWANAMLLTSPLTVTVGLSITIPFAMFGDFMLKNKPMTLLYFLGAMLILGSFFIINKHSEEETLDHLLEDTNSSATGELTV, from the coding sequence ATGATGATAAGGAAGTTAGGTAAAAGATGGACGTTGGGTCTAGTTATGTTGGCGCTGGTCATTGTGCTGTGGGTTCTATCATCGTTTTTGCTGAACctgatatttcaagataACTCATATAAAAAGCCATTTTTCATAACATACATCAATACAGCATCATTTGTATTCTATCTGATACCAACTGGAAGGAAAATGGTGAAGAACTACATTCAGACGGGTCACTTCCACGCGCACGACGAGCTGGTCCTGGAGGAAGAGGGAGCAGCGCAGGATGTGGTTGAGTCTGAACAGGACCCGGATACTAGCATAACTGTGCATAGCCCGTTGATACCAAAAGACAGCAATGTAGATCATGATGGATCCAGATTGTCGCTTCCTGAAACAATGAAATTAAGCGCAGAATTTTGCGTACTATGGTTCACTGCAAACTTTGTTACTAACGCATCCTTAGCATATACATCTGTGGCATCTCAAACAATTTTATCATCGACATCGTCTTTCTTTACATTATTTGTTGGTGCGCTATGCCATACAGAGACACTTAATCGTGTCAATATTGTGGGGTCTATTGTGTCTTTTCTAGGTATTCTACTTGTAACAAGATCGGACGCTTTACAATCTCACATTCATATAAAACCTTTCCCTGGCTCAAGTACgtttgatgataatgatgatactTCCGCGGATGCTATGAAGACTCTTCTAGGAAATGTGTTAGCGTTGCTAGGAGCATTCTTCTATGGCATATATAGCACGCTATTGAAGCATAGAATTAAAGATGAATCAAGAGTGAAtatgaagatttttttcgGATTTGTTGGTTTATTTACTTTGATTTTTGTGTGGCCaacattattattattgcaTTATACCGGATGGgaatcttttgaatggCCATCAACGCCTCGTATTATTACAGTTGTCACAGTCAATTGTTTAATAACTTTCATCAGCGATTTTTGTTGGGCTAACGCTATGTTACTAACAAGTCCATTAACAGTAACTGTCGGTCTAAGTATCACAATACCATTTGCGATGTTTGGCGATTTCATGTTGAAGAATAAACCGATGACATTGTTATATTTCCTCGGTGCCATGCTTATATTAGGATCATTCTTTATTATCAATAAGCATTCTGAAGAGGAGACTTTGGATCATCTACTGGAGGATACAAATAGTAGCGCCACTGGCGAATTGACTGTATAA